From the Bacteroidia bacterium genome, one window contains:
- the lysS gene encoding lysine--tRNA ligase, with protein sequence MQHELYDDLNDLMKRRLEEYEELLARGVQPYAYEFPVNAGAADILDAFSDDAPPREVAIAGRLMTIRRMGKATFAHLQDHTGKIQIYLKKDDLGDDTYDTIKLLDIGDIVGVSGTVFRTRMGEISVHASALTLLAKSLRPLPVPKEKTDEDGNKVVFDQFADKELRYRKRPLDLILNPGVKETFIKRSLLVRAMRNFLDSRGYIEVETPVLQPLYGGAAARPFITHHNALDMTLYLRIADELYLKRLIVGGFHGVYEISKDFRNEGMDRNHNPEFTMLELYVAWKDYRWMMELVETMLGDINTAVNNAATATVGGQVIDFTPPYRRVSMFEAILEHTGEDLRSKDEAGLRAAAKHLGVELEDSDGPGRIIDEIFSERVEHKLIQPTFITDYPLELSPLAKKHRTEPGLVERFELYINGQEIANAFSELNDPIDQKQRFMEQAALRARGDEEAMTFDEDYVETLEYGMPPTAGLGIGVDRLTMLLTGAESIRDVILFPTMRPEK encoded by the coding sequence ATGCAGCACGAGCTATACGACGATCTGAACGACCTGATGAAGCGGCGCCTGGAAGAGTACGAGGAGCTGCTCGCACGGGGCGTGCAACCTTATGCCTATGAGTTTCCGGTCAACGCCGGGGCAGCCGACATTCTCGACGCATTTTCCGATGATGCGCCGCCGCGCGAGGTTGCTATCGCCGGTCGGCTGATGACCATCCGCCGCATGGGCAAGGCCACCTTCGCCCATTTGCAGGATCACACCGGCAAGATTCAGATTTACCTGAAAAAAGACGATCTCGGCGACGACACCTACGACACGATCAAGTTGCTCGACATCGGCGACATCGTAGGCGTGAGCGGTACGGTGTTCCGCACGCGCATGGGCGAGATTTCGGTGCACGCCTCCGCGCTGACGCTGCTCGCCAAGTCCCTGCGTCCTCTCCCCGTGCCAAAAGAGAAGACGGACGAGGACGGCAACAAGGTGGTGTTCGATCAGTTCGCGGATAAGGAACTTCGGTATCGCAAGCGTCCGCTGGACCTCATTCTCAATCCGGGCGTTAAGGAAACCTTCATCAAGCGCTCACTGCTCGTACGGGCGATGCGCAATTTTCTCGACAGCCGCGGGTACATCGAGGTGGAGACGCCCGTGCTGCAACCGCTCTACGGAGGAGCCGCCGCGCGTCCCTTCATCACGCATCACAACGCGCTGGACATGACGCTGTATCTGCGCATCGCGGACGAGCTGTATCTCAAGCGCCTCATCGTTGGCGGTTTCCACGGCGTGTATGAAATAAGCAAGGATTTCCGCAACGAGGGCATGGACCGCAACCACAATCCCGAATTCACCATGCTCGAGCTGTACGTGGCGTGGAAGGATTACCGCTGGATGATGGAACTCGTGGAGACCATGCTCGGCGACATCAACACAGCGGTGAACAACGCCGCCACGGCCACCGTCGGCGGGCAGGTGATTGACTTCACCCCTCCGTACCGCAGAGTGTCCATGTTCGAAGCCATTCTCGAGCATACCGGCGAGGATTTGCGCAGCAAGGACGAAGCGGGGCTGCGTGCCGCCGCGAAGCACCTGGGCGTGGAGTTGGAGGACAGTGATGGGCCCGGACGCATCATTGACGAAATCTTTTCGGAACGCGTCGAGCACAAGCTCATTCAACCGACCTTTATCACCGACTATCCGCTTGAGCTCTCGCCACTGGCGAAGAAGCACCGCACCGAGCCGGGCCTGGTGGAGCGCTTCGAGCTGTACATCAACGGGCAGGAAATCGCCAACGCGTTTTCCGAGCTCAACGATCCCATCGATCAGAAGCAGCGCTTCATGGAGCAGGCCGCCCTGCGCGCGCGCGGCGACGAGGAGGCCATGACGTTCGACGAGGATTATGTGGAAACGCTGGAGTACGGCATGCCGCCGACCGCCGGGCTCGGCATCGGTGTGGACCGCCTTACCATGCTGCTCACCGGCGCAGAATCCATTCGCGACGTCATCCTCTTCCCGACCATGCGACCGGAGAAATAA